The genomic interval GGTTCGGATCGCAATCGCAATCTGGAGAGGGCGGGCCGCCTTCTGGAATCGGCGGCTCACCATGGGGCGCGCCTGCTGGTTCTGCCGGAGAACTTCTCCTACATGGGGGCCAACGACGAGGAGCGGCGTCGCAATCGGGAGGATCCGGAAACGAGTCCCTCCATCCAGTTCTTGCGGGATTATGCCCGGAAGTTGGGGGTTTGGATCGTCGGCGGTTCCATTTCCCTGGCCACCGAAGGGGAACGGGTGGCCAACGTCTCCCTGCTGGTGGACGACAAGGGGCGCATTCAGTCCCGCTACAAGAAGATCCACCTCTTCGACGCCAACCTTGGCGGCGGGCAGACCTATCTGGAATCGGACGTGGTGGAACCGGGCCACGATCCGGTGGTGGTTTCCACCCCCTGGGGGGTGCTGGGCCTGACGGTCTGTTACGATCTGCGTTTTCCGGAGTTGTTCCGCAAGCTGGTGGATATGGGAGCCATTCTGTTTTCCGTGCCCAGCGCCTTTACCCTGACCACGGGCAAGGATCATTGGGAGGTGTTGTTGCGGGCCAGGGCCATCGAGAATTTCAGCTATGTGCTGGCTGCCGGGCA from Magnetococcales bacterium carries:
- a CDS encoding carbon-nitrogen hydrolase family protein, with amino-acid sequence MDLEPVTAAVIQLCSGSDRNRNLERAGRLLESAAHHGARLLVLPENFSYMGANDEERRRNREDPETSPSIQFLRDYARKLGVWIVGGSISLATEGERVANVSLLVDDKGRIQSRYKKIHLFDANLGGGQTYLESDVVEPGHDPVVVSTPWGVLGLTVCYDLRFPELFRKLVDMGAILFSVPSAFTLTTGKDHWEVLLRARAIENFSYVLAAGQWGQHPGGRRTYGRSMIVDPWGTVVACCPDGEGFAMAEVDPVRVTRYRGWIPCLDHRVFTWK